The proteins below come from a single Rosa rugosa chromosome 2, drRosRugo1.1, whole genome shotgun sequence genomic window:
- the LOC133732801 gene encoding dihydroceramide fatty acyl 2-hydroxylase FAH1-like: MVIKPFTVDLDKPLVFQVGHLGEAYNEWVHQPIVSKEGPRFFANDYMELLTRTAWSVIPLVWLPVVSWLVSMSFRMGLTLPQVALAVVGGIFIWTLMEYVLHRFLFHMKTTGYWGNTIHYLFHGCHHKHPMDGMRLVFPPAATAILCVPFWNTFRLLSPPSVAPALFGGTLLGYVAYDVTHYYLHHGKPYKRLTQDLKRYHLNHHFRNQSKGFGITSPLWDNVFGTVPSTKAAEKMSNQ; the protein is encoded by the exons GTTGGTCATCTTGGCGAAGCTTACAATGAATGGGTTCACCAACCTATTGTCAGCAAGGAAGGCCCCAGATTTTTTGCAAATGACTATATGGAG CTCTTGACCCGCACAGCATGGTCGGTGATTCCACTTGTTTGGCTGCCTGTAGTATCCTGGTTAGTCTCCATGTCTTTTCGAATGGGGCTTACTTTACCTCAGGTAGCTTTAGCAGTGGTTGGTGGCATCTTTATTTGGACATTGATGGAGTATGTTTTGCATCGCTTCCtttttcatatgaaaacaacaggCTATTG GGGAAACACCATTCATtatctttttcatggttgccaTCACAAGCACCCTATGGATGGGATGCGCCTTGTTTTCCCCCCTGCTGCGACAGCTATTCTCTGTGTGCCG TTTTGGAATACGTTTAGGCTTTTATCACCTCCATCAGTTGCTCCGGCTTTGTTTGGAGGAACCTTGTTGGGATATGTAGCATATGATGTCACTCATTACTACCTGCACCATGGGAAGCCATACAAAAGATTGACTCAAGATCTGAAG AGATATCACTTGAACCATCACTTCAGAAATCAAAGTAAGGGATTCGGGATCACTTCCCCTTTATGGGACAATGTTTTCGGAACAGTGCCTTCAACAAAAGCTGCCGAGAAAATGAGTAACCAGTAG